Proteins co-encoded in one Halorussus vallis genomic window:
- a CDS encoding DUF7504 family protein: protein MRQSPHAVRNTLLCAPTLDGDAETQIYEILTQTGPEETNLLVISYRDGPDKWFADWQSYGGQQPADLGFIHVGEITRSAATTSKSTTTTSLGFLDAVGNPADLTGLCIQISKYLERWAETDRNIVVYFNSLTSLLQFVDLNKAYRFLHVLIGRVKSVDGHAYYRIDSDAHESQTVAILQSLMDDVIDFSSK from the coding sequence ATGCGTCAGTCTCCTCATGCGGTTAGGAATACGCTATTATGCGCTCCTACCCTTGATGGAGACGCTGAGACACAAATCTACGAGATACTAACTCAGACTGGACCTGAAGAGACAAATCTCCTCGTTATCAGTTATCGAGATGGACCAGATAAGTGGTTTGCGGACTGGCAATCCTATGGCGGGCAGCAACCCGCTGACCTCGGCTTCATTCATGTCGGTGAAATCACGCGGTCTGCCGCTACAACTTCGAAGTCAACGACAACCACATCATTAGGATTTCTCGATGCTGTTGGGAATCCAGCCGACCTAACTGGTCTATGCATTCAAATCAGTAAGTATCTGGAACGCTGGGCAGAAACCGACCGCAATATCGTCGTCTATTTCAATTCGTTGACCTCGCTCTTGCAGTTTGTCGATCTGAACAAGGCCTATCGATTCCTCCACGTGCTCATTGGCCGAGTCAAAAGCGTCGATGGTCACGCGTATTACCGAATTGACTCCGATGCACATGAGTCACAGACAGTAGCCATACTTCAGAGCTTAATGGACGATGTCATTGACTTCTCTTCAAAGTGA